Genomic window (Vampirovibrionales bacterium):
CGTGATGGACCCCGATTGCGAAGGCGGCGACGACCTGAGCATGAGAGGTCAGCGCGTGGTCATCCTGGGCGGCGGCGATACGGCGATGGATTGCGCGCGCACCGCCCTTCGGCAAGGGGCGGCCAGCGTCACCTGCGCCTATCGACGCGATGAAGCCAATATGCCCGGCTCGCGACGCGAGGTCGCCAACGCCCGCGAAGAAGGCGTTCAGTTTTTATGGAATCGCCAGCCGGTGGCGATCGATACCCACGACAACGGCTGGGCGCGCGGGGTCAAGGTCGTCACCACGGTCCTGGGCAATCCCGACGCCAAGGGACGATGCAAACCCCAGCCGATTCCCGGCAGTGAGGAGACGATTCTCGCGGATCGCGTCCTGATCGCCTTCGGCTTTGCGCCCAATCCGCCGGACTGGTTTGAGCGCTACGACATTGCCACCGATGCGCGCGGACGCGTGCGCGCCGCCGCCGTCGCTCCCAACGGGGGGTATGCCTTTCAGACGTATAATCCCAAGGTGTTTGCGGGCGGCGACATGGTACGCGGCTCGGATCTCGTGGTGACCGCCGTGTTTGAAGGCCGCCGCGCCGCCGAAGGGATTCTGGCCTACCTTGAAGCGACCGCCCCGCTCGCCGCCGGGTCGCCGTAAGATCTTGGCGGCGTAAAGCCCCAGCGCGCCAAGGCCATCGCGTTTTCCGCGTTTTCTAAGATTCAGAGAACGCGCGCGTTTTCGAGCGCACGCCCGACAGGGGGCCAGTGATGAGCGGACGCGTTAGTTTCCGAGATATTCTTTGATTTCTTGCGACAGGCGGTTGGCGTCCATACGGATGCCGGGGCCCATGGTCGAACTCAGCGTCACGGATTTGACGTAAGCCCCTTTGGCCGCCGACGGACGGTGCCGCAGAATGGCTTCGTAGAGCGTCGAAAAGTTATTGAGCAGTTGCCGTTCGCTGAACGAACCCTTGCCAATGGCCACATGGACGATGCCTTGCTTGTCGGCGCGGAACTCGACTTTACCCGCTTTGCTGTCCTTGACGGCTTGCGCGACGTCAAAGGTCACGGTGCCGGTTTTGGGGTTGGGCATCAGGCCTTTGGGGCCCAGCGTGCGGCCGAGTTTGGCCAGCGCGCCCATGATATCGGGCGTGGCGATCAGCACATCAAACTCGAAGAAGTTTTCTTGCTGGATTTTATCGATGAGGTCCTCGCCCCCGGCGATATCGGCGCCAGCGGCAAGCGCGTCTTTTACTTTTTCGCCTTTGGCGATAACGGCCACGCGCACGGTTTTACCGGTGCCTTCGGGCAGTACGACGGTGCTGCGGACTTGCTGATCGGCCTGTTTGACGTCGATCCCCAAGCGAATATGGCATTCGACGGATTCATCGAACTTGCTGTCGGCTTTGAGGATGCTTTTAAGGGCGTCCACGGCCTGTTTCGCGCCGATGGGGGCCGTCAGGGCGTCGACGACTTCCTGGGCGCGCTTTTGACGTTTGGTAAGCGTACGGGGCATGATGAACTCCTGGGCGGTCTGGCAAAGCGCGAACGCTTCTCCCGCCGATTCGGGGGTGGGTAACGCAGAGACAGGGACAAGAGAAACAAATTTAAGAAGAAAGGCGAGAAAAAACGAAATCGCTTACTCGGCGGCGACCTTCACGCCCATGCTGCGCGCCGTCCCGGCGACGATGCGCATGGCGGCTTCCACGTCGCCATTGACGTTCATATCGACCATCTTGGTTTGCGCAATCTCGCGGACCTGGGCTTGGGTCAGCGTGCCCAGAACAGTGGTATGCGGCGTCGCCGCGCCTTTGGGAATATTCAGGGTTTTCTTGATGAGAAAGGCCACCGGCGGCTTCTTCAGCACAAAGGTAAACGAACGGTCTTCGTAGATGGCAATCTCAACCGGGATAACCTGTCCGGCCAAGTCCGCCGTTTGGGCGTTATAAGCCTTGCAGAATTCCATGATGTTGACGCCGTGCTGACCCAGCGCGGGACCAACAGGCGGCGCCGGATTGGCCTTGCCGGCTTCCAGTTCGAGTTTCACTTTACCGGTGATTTTCTTTGCCACGGACAGGTACCTCTAAAAAAGGGGGTTAAAGGAAAGGGATTTCACAAAAACGACGCGCATTTCTGCTACAGGGGCAATATTATATCTTCTGCACCTGATTAAATACAAGTTCAACCGGCGTTTCGCGCCCGAAGATGGACACCGACGCCTTGAGCTTGCCGCCGGGCTGCACTTCGGTGACCGAGCCCTCGAAGTCGGCAAATGGGCCGCTGATGATGCGGATGGTTTCGCCTACTTTGAGATCGATTTCGACCTTGGTGACGGTGGTCGGCGTGGTGCGGACGAGAATCCGCTTGATTTCGGAGTCTTTGGCCGGGATCGGCTTTTTTTCGCTGCCGACGAATTTGGTGACGCCCGGCGTGTGGCGCACAACGTACCACGAATCGTCATCGAGAAGCATTTCGACCAGCACGTAGCCGGGGAAGAGGCGCTCTTCCTTCTCCTGACGTTTGCCGTCCTTGATTTTGGTGATGGTTTTCTGGGGCACTTCCACGCGGAAAATCTTGTGGCCCATGTTCATCGACTCGATGCGGCGCTCGAGATTGACCTTGACCTTGTTTTCGTGGCCGGAGTACGTGTGAACGATATACCAGCGGCGTTTTTTGGCCTTGCCGGGCCGAACGGCGTCGGCGTCATCGGCGTCGTCATCGTGGCCCACGGTGCCGGTAACGGGAGCTTCTTCGGGCAGCAGAGAGCCCATGCCCAGCGGCTGAACGGTCTGCTCTTTAATGGCGGGGAAGGCGCCAGCGCGCGCAGGAGAATAGCCGAGCTCGTCTTCTTCTTCCAGATCCTCGTCCAGATCATCGTCGTCATCCAGCTCGCTGGCCTGACCCGCAGGCAGAGGCTCGGCGTCGTCGGCCCGATCGTCCGCGAAACCGGTCTTCTCGGGAACATCGCGCGGAGCGTCCGCCACGGCGGCGCTCAGCGACATGGCGTCGTCTTCATCGGGCAGGCGGTCGGGGGTCATATCAGCAGGCATGAGGTCTATAGCGTCCATTTCTATCGCTTCTATCGCATCCATAGGGGGGCGGTTCTCTTGTCGCTTAATGCATCAGTTGCTTGGGGAGCGCGTCGGTCAGCAGCCAGATCAGGCCGAAAAACAGGTTATCCACCAGGAGAATGCCTAAACTGACCAGCGTGACCATCACGACGACGACGACGGTGTTGCCCCAGATTTGGGCGCGGGTGGGCCAGGTAATGCGGCCAGCTTCCAGACGGATTTGCTTCAGCGCGTCGACAAGTCCGCCGCCGCGAGGCGTCGCGCTGGGCGACGAAGGCGGTTTGGCTTGCTGAGAAGGCGGCGAGGGGGCCATGGCGCTCACAGGAAAGAAACTCGTTATCGGGAGTAAGAAACAAAACCGCGCCCTGGAGGACTCGAACCCCCGACATTCGGTTTTGGAGACCGACGTTCTACCGACTGAACTAAGGACGCATCAGGGAGTCTGCGGCTCCTCGCCTGGCGCAAAAGCGCGGGTTCGGGGGCGTTTTGCGGGCGCTGGCCGTGAATGGTCATCTTAGATGGAACGCATGGGACTGTCAATTTCTCAAGATTTTCGGCGGCGCGCCGATACGCCCAACAGGGAAATTCACGCCCTGTCGCACCCATGTCCGCAAACCGATGGATTCCGTCCTGTCATGATTGATCGCCTCCTGATGGCGGCAAACGCTTCAGAAGACGCCTCTGCGGCGCGTATGGCCGCCATGGCGCACGGCCTGGGCTATGAAATTCCAGAGTGCGAAGCGGCGGCGTATCTGACGCAAAACGAATCGGCGCATCGCGACGCAGAAAACGCGCATGCCGCAGAGGCCGGACGCCTGCTGGCAGTGGCGGCGCCGTTGCTCGACGTCAACCCGGCGAGTTCCGACGCAGAAATCGCCCTGTGCTATTTTCGGCGCGTCTGCCAGGCGATCACCGTAGCCCAGCGCTTGCAGGCGCGATTCCTGATTTTTAAATCGCCGTATTCGCCGCTGTATCGCGCCAACGGCGTCTTCCCCAAGTGGATACAGGCGTGCGCGGATTTCTGGAAGCAGATTATAGATCAGCATCTGGGCGATGCGCCGCTGACGGTGCTGATGGCCAACGTCATGGAAGAAAGCCCGGAATTACTGCTGGAATTGGCCACGCGGGTCGATTCGCTGCGGTTTCGCCTGTGTATTGACGCAGGCGCAGCCAGCGTTTTTTCGCAAGCGCCCGCTCTCGACTGGCTGGACGCCTTGCAACAGCACGCGGCCTATGTGCGCATCGGCAATACGGACGGAAAAACGCTTGAAGCGCGCCCCCTCGATCAGGGCGTCGTCGATATTCCGTCGTTTGTGAATCATCTGACGCTGCTGCCCCAGCGCTTCAACGCCTCGATTGTCGTCAGTGGCGCGCGCGACCCGCTGGTCGATTATCATGTCGTATTGCCGTATTTCCGGCTGCAAAAATCGCTGGTGCAGACCAAGAGTATGTTGTTGTAACCCGGCGCAAACAGGGGCGCGGATTGAATCGCGCGCGCCTTTTCGGTACTGTCGGCCTATGACAATGCGCTCGGTTTTTATCGAAACGCTGGGATGCCAGATGAATCGCAATGACAGCGAGCTGATGCTCGGCCTGTTGGCGCGCGAAGGCTTTAGGCAGGCGGCAAATCCGCGCGAGGCGGATCTGGTGGTGCTGAATTCGTGCCAGATTCGCGCTCAGGCCGAAGACAAGGCCTACAGCTATCTCGGCCACTGGAACACGCTGAAGAAACATCGCCCCGACCTTAAAATCGCGCTGACTGGCTGCGTTGCCCAGCAAACCGGCGAAAACGCCTTTTCGCGCTCACCCGGCGTCGATATCGTGGTCGGCACGCAGAATCTGCACGACCTGCCCGCGCTGGTGCGCCGCGCCTTTGCCGGAGAAGAGCGCGTAATGGCCGTTGACCGGCAAAAATCGCGCAGTTCGTACGACATGATGGAAGACGTCGCCCCCGTGCGACAAAGCGCCGTATCGGCCTGGGTGACGATTATCGAAGGGTGCGATTATTTCTGTACGTATTGCGTCGTGCCCTATACGCGCGGACGCCAGATCAGCCGCCCGCGCGAGTCGATTCTGGCTGAAGCGCGGGATTTGGCGGCGCTCGGCTATCGCGAAATCACCCTGCTGGGGCAAACCGTGGATTCTTATGGACGCGATCGCCCGCAAGAAGCCTATTATCTGGCGCATTTACTGCACGACCTGCACGCCATTGAGGGCCTGGCCCGTATTCGCTTTATGACTTCGCATCCGCTGGATCTGGACGATGCGCTGATTGCGGCCGTCGCCGATCTGCCGCGCGTCATGGCGTACTTCCATTTACCGATGCAGTCGGGCGATGACGACGTGCTGGCGCGGATGAAGCGCGGCTATACCGCCGCCCAGTATTTTGAGCGCCTGGACGCCATTCGCGCGCGTCTGCCGCATGCGGCGATTTCCGGCGATTTTATCGTGGGTTTCCCCGGCGAAACCGAAGCCCAGTTTGAACGCACCATCGAGGCCGTTACCCGCGCGCGCTTCGATGGGGCCAATACCGCCGCGTATTCGCCACGCGCGCAGACCCCGGCCGGTATCTGGGAATCGCGCGGAGAAGGCGTGATTTCGGACGCAGTAAAGCAGGATCGCCTGCAACGGCTCAATACCGTGATCACGGCCCAATCGCTGGCCAATAATCAGCAATTCGAAGGTCAGCAGGTCGAAGTGCTGGTGGAAGGACCGAGCAAGCGCAACGCGCAGCGATGGACAGGGCGCACGGAAGGCAACAAGGTCGTGAATTTTGACCCGCCACAGCCTCTTGGCGCGCTGTCACCGGGTCAACTGGTGAACGTGTTCATCGAAAAGGCTTTTCCTTTTTCGTTGATGGGCTATTGCGTCACCCCACCCCCGGCCCCGTCAGCATCGCCGGAAATTTTCACAGAGAATACCCAGCGCACAGCAGCGCTGGCAGACGCGGTTCGGTAAAAGCGACGGACGGAGTATTCAAACGGGTGACCATCGCTTACCTCGGCTTGGGAAGCAATCTCGGCGACCGCGTCGGCTACGTGCAGCAGGCGCTAACCCTGCTGGCGGACTGTCCCGGCATTGGCATTGTGGAAGCCTCCAGCCTGTACGAGACCGAACCGGTGGGCTTTGCCGATCAAGAGTGGTTTATTAACGCCGCCGTCGCCATTGAGACATCGCTCTCGCCCGTAGCCCTGCTCACGGCCTGTCAGGAGATTGAGCGGCGCTTGCTGCGCCAGCGCGATCCGGCCAACCGCAACGGCCCGCGCACGCTGGATATCGACATCCTCTTTTACGGCGATCTGGCGATGGCCTCGCCTGCGCTCACGATCCCGCATCCGCGCGTGCATTTGCGCGCCTATGCGCTGGTGCCCATGCTGGAGGTCAACGCCGAGCTACGGCATCCGGTTCTCGGCAAAACCATTGAAGAATTGCACGAAGCCCTGGATTTCCC
Coding sequences:
- the rplA gene encoding 50S ribosomal protein L1, which encodes MPRTLTKRQKRAQEVVDALTAPIGAKQAVDALKSILKADSKFDESVECHIRLGIDVKQADQQVRSTVVLPEGTGKTVRVAVIAKGEKVKDALAAGADIAGGEDLIDKIQQENFFEFDVLIATPDIMGALAKLGRTLGPKGLMPNPKTGTVTFDVAQAVKDSKAGKVEFRADKQGIVHVAIGKGSFSERQLLNNFSTLYEAILRHRPSAAKGAYVKSVTLSSTMGPGIRMDANRLSQEIKEYLGN
- the rplK gene encoding 50S ribosomal protein L11 encodes the protein MSVAKKITGKVKLELEAGKANPAPPVGPALGQHGVNIMEFCKAYNAQTADLAGQVIPVEIAIYEDRSFTFVLKKPPVAFLIKKTLNIPKGAATPHTTVLGTLTQAQVREIAQTKMVDMNVNGDVEAAMRIVAGTARSMGVKVAAE
- the nusG gene encoding transcription termination/antitermination protein NusG encodes the protein MGSLLPEEAPVTGTVGHDDDADDADAVRPGKAKKRRWYIVHTYSGHENKVKVNLERRIESMNMGHKIFRVEVPQKTITKIKDGKRQEKEERLFPGYVLVEMLLDDDSWYVVRHTPGVTKFVGSEKKPIPAKDSEIKRILVRTTPTTVTKVEIDLKVGETIRIISGPFADFEGSVTEVQPGGKLKASVSIFGRETPVELVFNQVQKI
- the secE gene encoding preprotein translocase subunit SecE, which encodes MSAMAPSPPSQQAKPPSSPSATPRGGGLVDALKQIRLEAGRITWPTRAQIWGNTVVVVVMVTLVSLGILLVDNLFFGLIWLLTDALPKQLMH
- the miaB gene encoding tRNA (N6-isopentenyl adenosine(37)-C2)-methylthiotransferase MiaB — encoded protein: MTMRSVFIETLGCQMNRNDSELMLGLLAREGFRQAANPREADLVVLNSCQIRAQAEDKAYSYLGHWNTLKKHRPDLKIALTGCVAQQTGENAFSRSPGVDIVVGTQNLHDLPALVRRAFAGEERVMAVDRQKSRSSYDMMEDVAPVRQSAVSAWVTIIEGCDYFCTYCVVPYTRGRQISRPRESILAEARDLAALGYREITLLGQTVDSYGRDRPQEAYYLAHLLHDLHAIEGLARIRFMTSHPLDLDDALIAAVADLPRVMAYFHLPMQSGDDDVLARMKRGYTAAQYFERLDAIRARLPHAAISGDFIVGFPGETEAQFERTIEAVTRARFDGANTAAYSPRAQTPAGIWESRGEGVISDAVKQDRLQRLNTVITAQSLANNQQFEGQQVEVLVEGPSKRNAQRWTGRTEGNKVVNFDPPQPLGALSPGQLVNVFIEKAFPFSLMGYCVTPPPAPSASPEIFTENTQRTAALADAVR
- the folK gene encoding 2-amino-4-hydroxy-6-hydroxymethyldihydropteridine diphosphokinase, translating into MTIAYLGLGSNLGDRVGYVQQALTLLADCPGIGIVEASSLYETEPVGFADQEWFINAAVAIETSLSPVALLTACQEIERRLLRQRDPANRNGPRTLDIDILFYGDLAMASPALTIPHPRVHLRAYALVPMLEVNAELRHPVLGKTIEELHEALDFPEEVLLYGTRR